A window of the Emys orbicularis isolate rEmyOrb1 chromosome 1, rEmyOrb1.hap1, whole genome shotgun sequence genome harbors these coding sequences:
- the TAGLN3 gene encoding transgelin-3: MALSNAPALTLLICEENQINTLFFKSGCSSSSRVSQQSSSLLKFLSAFPFDEMANRGPSYGLSREVQEKIEQKYDVELENKLVDWIIIQSGEKIEHPPPGRQNFQKWLMDGTLLCKLINSLHPKGKEPIPKISESKMAFKQMEQISQFLKAAEIYGVRTTDIFQTVDLWEGKDMAAVQRTLMSLGSLAVTKDDGCYRGDPSWFHRKAQQNRRGFSEEQLRRGQNVIGLQMGSNKGASQSGMTGYGMPRQIM; the protein is encoded by the exons ATGGCTCTTAGCAACGCCCCTGCTTTGACCCTCCTCATATGTGAGGAAAATCAAATCAATACACTGTTCTTCAAATcaggatgcagcagcagcagcagggtatCACAGCAGTCTTCATCTCTTCTTAAATTTCTCAGTGCTTTTCCATTCGATG AGATGGCTAACAGAGGACCGAGCTATGGTTTAAGCCGAGAAGTGCAGGAAAAGATTGAACAGAAATATGACGTGGAATTAGAGAACAAGCTAGTGGACTGGATTATTATACAGAGTGGTGAAAAGATAGAGCATCCACCTCCTGGaaggcaaaattttcagaaatggctAATGGATGGAACA CTGTTGTGCAAGTTAATAAACAGTTTACATCCAAAGGGAAAAGAACCCATTCCAAAGATCTCTGAATCAAAAATGGCTTTCAAGCAGATGGAACAAATTTCTCAATTCTTAAAAGCTGCTGAAATCTATGGAGTAAGAACAACAGATATTTTCCAGACAGTGGATTTATGGGAag GGAAGGACATGGCTGCCGTGCAGAGAACTCTAATGTCTTTAGGCAGCTTGGCTGTCACCAAGGACGATGGATGTTACAGAGGGGATCCCTCCTGGTTTCACAG GAAAGCACAGCAGAATCGGCGAGGGTTTTCAGAAGAGCAGCTTCGTCGGGGACAGAATGTCATAGGCCTTCAGATGGGTAGCAACAAAGGTGCATCGCAGTCCGGCATGACAGGCTATGGGATGCCAAGGCAGATTATGTAA